Proteins encoded by one window of Desulfovibrio sp. Fe33:
- a CDS encoding ABC transporter ATP-binding protein encodes MANVQLKNVVKRFGDVEVVHGIDLEVEDNEFIVLVGPSGCGKSTVLRMIAGLEPISGGEVLIGDRVVNQVSPKDRNVAMVFQNYALYPHMSVRDNMSFSLKMRKETGNDVDAKVEEAARVLELMPYLDRKPSELSGGQRQRVAMGRAIVRNPDVFLFDEPLSNLDAQLRTQMRMELRKMHLRLATTTIYVTHDQIEAMTLADRIVILKDGYIQQVGTPIEVFERPVNAFVAKFIGNPPMNILKGTFRVEDGRRFVQAGPSKFPVVDGKCESMKDGEPVLAGIRPDSIKMGDRISKLPEEWLCHGEVVVSEILGGHSHLEIVVDGENKLIAEVEGRVVAHPGEIIPIGFEFDRMVLFDPETQLAIY; translated from the coding sequence ATGGCGAATGTGCAATTGAAGAATGTGGTCAAGCGGTTCGGCGACGTGGAAGTGGTTCACGGCATTGACCTGGAGGTGGAAGACAACGAATTCATCGTCCTGGTCGGGCCGTCCGGCTGCGGTAAATCCACTGTGCTGCGCATGATCGCGGGACTGGAGCCCATCAGCGGCGGCGAGGTGCTCATCGGGGACCGGGTGGTCAACCAGGTCTCGCCCAAGGACCGCAACGTGGCCATGGTCTTTCAGAACTACGCCCTGTATCCGCACATGTCCGTGCGCGACAACATGTCCTTCTCTCTGAAGATGCGCAAGGAGACCGGAAACGACGTGGATGCCAAGGTCGAGGAGGCCGCGCGGGTTCTCGAACTGATGCCGTACCTGGACCGCAAACCCTCCGAGCTTTCCGGCGGCCAGCGGCAGCGCGTGGCCATGGGCCGGGCCATCGTGCGCAACCCGGACGTGTTCCTGTTCGACGAGCCGCTTTCCAACCTCGACGCCCAGTTGCGGACCCAGATGCGCATGGAGTTGCGCAAGATGCACCTGCGGCTGGCGACCACGACCATTTACGTCACCCACGACCAGATCGAGGCCATGACCCTGGCGGACCGCATCGTTATTCTCAAGGACGGATACATCCAGCAGGTGGGCACGCCCATCGAGGTCTTCGAGCGGCCCGTCAACGCCTTTGTGGCCAAGTTCATCGGCAACCCGCCCATGAACATCCTGAAAGGAACTTTCCGCGTGGAGGACGGCAGAAGGTTCGTCCAGGCCGGTCCTTCGAAGTTCCCCGTGGTCGACGGCAAGTGCGAGTCCATGAAGGACGGCGAGCCCGTGCTTGCGGGCATCCGCCCGGATTCCATCAAGATGGGGGACCGCATCAGCAAGCTGCCCGAGGAGTGGCTGTGTCACGGGGAGGTGGTTGTCTCCGAAATCCTGGGCGGCCATTCACATCTTGAAATCGTCGTGGACGGTGAAAACAAGCTCATAGCCGAGGTGGAGGGCCGCGTGGTGGCCCATCCCGGCGAGATCATCCCCATTGGCTTCGAATTCGACCGCATGGTCCTGTTCGACCCTGAGACTCAGTTGGCTATTTATTAA
- a CDS encoding aldose epimerase family protein translates to MQLSKRAFGVTGDGESVDIYTLANEAGMEADIITYGGTLVRLTAPDRNGNLADVVLGYDTLDEYLSDSCYFGRLVGRVANRIGGARLTLDGDKFELDRNLGRHHLHGGRRGFHSRVWKASSIETEIGSGLVLTYESPDGEQGYPGNLAVSAVYTLTADGLRLDFSAATDRATAVNLTGHGYFNLSGRPGANCLGHVLTIPALRYLETDEELIPTGRLADAAGTPLDFSDGVGVGERIGNAFPPLVAAHGYDLCYVLDDRAGLRQAASVFEPVAGRGMEVWTTQRCLQFYSGNHIPEGLPGKGGAVYGEWSGLCLEPQGFVDAPGHADFPQVTLRPGEAYNQSILYKFFVK, encoded by the coding sequence ATGCAACTGAGCAAGCGCGCCTTCGGCGTCACCGGCGACGGCGAGTCCGTGGACATCTATACCCTTGCCAACGAAGCGGGGATGGAGGCGGACATCATCACCTATGGCGGGACGCTCGTCCGGCTGACCGCTCCGGACAGGAACGGGAACCTGGCGGACGTGGTGCTGGGTTACGACACGCTTGACGAGTACCTGTCGGACAGTTGCTATTTCGGGCGGCTGGTGGGGCGGGTGGCCAACCGTATCGGCGGGGCGCGCCTGACCTTGGACGGGGACAAGTTCGAGCTGGACCGCAACCTCGGCCGCCATCATCTGCACGGCGGCAGGCGGGGATTCCATAGCCGGGTCTGGAAAGCGAGTTCCATAGAAACCGAGATCGGTTCCGGTCTGGTCCTGACCTACGAAAGCCCGGACGGGGAGCAAGGGTACCCCGGAAACCTCGCCGTTTCCGCTGTCTACACATTGACCGCCGATGGGCTTCGGCTGGATTTCTCGGCGGCCACGGATCGGGCCACGGCGGTAAACCTGACCGGCCATGGATATTTCAACCTGTCGGGTCGGCCCGGCGCAAATTGCCTTGGGCACGTCCTGACCATCCCCGCTCTCCGTTATCTGGAGACGGATGAGGAACTGATTCCCACGGGACGGCTGGCCGACGCGGCCGGGACGCCCCTCGATTTTTCGGACGGCGTCGGCGTCGGCGAACGCATAGGGAACGCTTTCCCGCCGCTTGTCGCCGCCCACGGCTATGACCTCTGCTACGTGCTGGACGACCGGGCGGGGCTGCGGCAGGCCGCCTCGGTGTTCGAGCCGGTCGCCGGACGCGGCATGGAAGTCTGGACAACCCAACGGTGCCTGCAATTCTATTCCGGCAATCACATCCCGGAAGGGTTGCCCGGCAAGGGCGGGGCGGTGTATGGTGAATGGTCGGGATTATGTCTTGAGCCTCAGGGGTTTGTGGACGCGCCGGGCCATGCCGACTTCCCGCAGGTGACGCTTCGTCCGGGCGAGGCGTACAACCAGTCGATTTTGTATAAGTTTTTCGTGAAATAG
- a CDS encoding LacI family DNA-binding transcriptional regulator — translation MSQFTIKDLARKLGVSPSTVSRALRGHPDISQATRQRVADAAEKYHYHPNQLAQSLQKKRSNVIGVIVPEIRHHFFSNVISGIEEVAYDNGYTIMVCQSHETLAREILNVQALVANRVAGLLIAISSETTRFDHLARVIRQNVPLVQFDRVVEELDTGKVVVNDYAAAYGAVEHLIAAGYRRIGHMAGQTGIALNRKRFDGYRDALAAHGLPLEEKFHFYGGYREEDGREGAERYLAMDELPDAILAINDPVAVGLYTRFKEAGVRIPDDVALVGFSDTPAAALIDPALTTVYQPAFEMGRTAVSLLLRQFAESADFKPETVVLETELRVRGSSAPREGLCN, via the coding sequence ATGAGCCAGTTCACCATAAAGGACCTGGCCCGCAAGCTGGGCGTGTCGCCCTCAACGGTGTCACGCGCCCTGCGCGGCCATCCGGACATCAGCCAGGCCACCCGGCAGCGGGTGGCCGATGCCGCGGAAAAATACCACTACCACCCGAATCAGCTCGCCCAGTCTCTGCAAAAAAAACGCAGCAACGTCATCGGGGTCATCGTCCCCGAAATCCGACATCATTTTTTCTCGAACGTCATCAGCGGCATAGAGGAAGTGGCCTACGACAACGGCTACACCATCATGGTATGCCAATCCCACGAGACCCTCGCCCGCGAAATCCTCAACGTCCAGGCCCTGGTGGCCAACCGCGTGGCCGGTCTGCTCATCGCCATATCCTCCGAGACCACCCGCTTCGACCACCTGGCGCGGGTAATCCGGCAGAACGTCCCCCTGGTCCAGTTCGACAGGGTGGTGGAGGAGCTCGACACCGGCAAGGTGGTGGTGAACGACTATGCCGCGGCCTACGGCGCTGTGGAGCATCTCATTGCGGCCGGCTACCGGCGGATCGGGCACATGGCCGGGCAGACGGGCATCGCGCTCAACCGCAAGCGGTTCGATGGATACCGCGACGCCCTTGCGGCCCACGGGCTGCCGTTGGAAGAAAAATTTCATTTCTACGGCGGGTATCGCGAGGAGGACGGCCGGGAAGGGGCCGAGCGGTACCTGGCCATGGACGAACTGCCCGACGCGATACTGGCCATCAACGATCCCGTGGCCGTGGGGCTGTATACCCGCTTCAAGGAAGCCGGGGTGCGCATCCCGGACGACGTGGCCCTGGTGGGGTTCTCCGACACCCCGGCGGCCGCGCTCATCGACCCGGCCCTGACCACGGTTTATCAGCCCGCTTTCGAGATGGGGCGGACCGCCGTTTCCCTGCTGTTGCGCCAGTTCGCGGAGAGCGCGGACTTCAAGCCGGAGACGGTGGTGCTCGAAACCGAATTGCGGGTGCGGGGCTCTTCGGCCCCGAGGGAGGGGCTATGCAACTGA
- a CDS encoding galactokinase, translated as MLEISAYVEALLRGELDPVLAKLYRPEEKADQRTRYLNLLSRFELWLGSGPVALILAPGRTELGGNHTDHNLGVVMAAAVHFDCLAAARPNDGSVVRVRSRGFDEEIRVDLDDLAPRPGEEGSPTALVRGVAAALAANGRRIAGFDAQVDGRVPMGAGLSSSAAFEVLVGRIFSELFNEGQCTSLELAMAGRSAENVHFGKPCGLMDQLSCAAQGILSIDFANPSEPVMTRVDFDFEGTGYRLTVVDTGGSHADLTPDYAAIPAEMRRAARALGQEYARGLTVDAVLSHIDRVREAAGDRGALRLIHFIEETSRAAEQARVLSRGRMAPFLDLVRRSGDSSWRLLQNCISAVDPLSQPIPLALTLTERFLRGMGAYRIQGGGFAGTIQAYVPEKRFAAYTVFMEEVFGPGSVMSLKVRRPGFERIRLEGEGRT; from the coding sequence ATGCTTGAGATCTCCGCATATGTCGAAGCCCTGCTCCGGGGAGAGTTGGACCCTGTCCTGGCCAAGCTGTACCGGCCGGAGGAGAAGGCGGACCAGCGCACCCGTTATCTCAATCTGCTGAGCCGGTTCGAGCTGTGGCTCGGCTCCGGCCCGGTCGCCCTGATTCTGGCTCCGGGCAGGACCGAACTGGGCGGCAACCATACCGACCATAATCTGGGCGTGGTCATGGCCGCGGCCGTGCATTTCGATTGCCTTGCGGCGGCCCGGCCCAACGACGGGTCCGTGGTCCGCGTCCGGTCCAGGGGCTTCGACGAGGAAATACGGGTGGACCTGGACGATCTCGCCCCCAGGCCGGGGGAGGAAGGCAGTCCCACGGCGCTGGTGCGCGGAGTGGCCGCGGCGCTGGCCGCGAACGGCCGCCGGATCGCCGGGTTCGACGCCCAGGTGGACGGCAGGGTGCCCATGGGCGCGGGGCTGAGTTCCTCGGCCGCCTTCGAGGTCCTGGTCGGACGGATTTTCAGCGAGCTTTTCAACGAGGGGCAGTGTACGTCCCTTGAGCTGGCCATGGCGGGCCGCAGTGCGGAGAACGTTCATTTCGGCAAGCCGTGCGGCCTCATGGATCAACTCTCCTGCGCGGCCCAAGGCATTCTGTCCATCGATTTCGCCAATCCGTCCGAACCTGTCATGACACGGGTGGATTTCGATTTCGAGGGGACCGGATACCGCCTGACCGTGGTGGACACGGGCGGCAGCCATGCCGACCTGACCCCGGACTACGCGGCCATCCCGGCGGAAATGCGCCGGGCCGCCCGCGCCTTGGGCCAGGAGTACGCGCGCGGGCTGACCGTGGATGCGGTCCTGTCCCACATCGACCGGGTTCGCGAGGCCGCCGGGGATCGCGGGGCGCTCCGGCTTATCCATTTCATCGAGGAGACGAGCCGCGCCGCCGAGCAGGCGAGGGTTCTGTCGCGCGGCCGCATGGCCCCGTTCCTCGACCTGGTCCGCCGTTCCGGCGACTCCTCATGGCGCCTGTTGCAGAACTGCATTTCCGCCGTTGATCCCCTGTCCCAGCCCATTCCGCTGGCCCTGACCCTGACGGAGCGGTTCCTGCGGGGCATGGGCGCGTATCGCATCCAGGGGGGCGGGTTCGCCGGGACCATCCAGGCCTATGTGCCCGAGAAGCGGTTCGCCGCCTACACGGTGTTCATGGAAGAAGTCTTCGGCCCGGGGTCGGTCATGTCCCTCAAGGTGCGCAGGCCGGGATTCGAGCGCATCCGTCTCGAAGGGGAGGGCCGCACATGA
- a CDS encoding UDP-glucose--hexose-1-phosphate uridylyltransferase: MFFEDNPHRRLNRLTGEWVLVSPHRTRRPWQGQQEEPDLATLPAYDGSCYLCPGNGRAGGAVNPEYTGTFVFTNDFAALLPEPTSPAPDGPEDDLLVAEPETGICRVICYSPRHDLTLARMGREQVSGVVDVWCDEFRQLGGRGDIGYVQIFENRGAAMGCSNPHPHGQIWATRSVPMYPAAEAARQAEHLRDKGKCLLCAYLETELARGERIIFENDSFAALVPFWALWPFEAMILPKAHLADILEMTPAQRADLADAMIRLNVRYDNLFQTSFPYSMGIHQAPTDGGEHSHWHFHLHYYPPLLRSRTVRKFMVGFEMMAMPQRDLTAESAAARLREQSEVHYMNAVKAGEGK; encoded by the coding sequence ATGTTTTTCGAGGACAATCCGCACAGGCGACTGAACCGGCTCACCGGGGAATGGGTGCTGGTTTCGCCGCACCGCACCCGGCGGCCGTGGCAGGGACAGCAGGAGGAGCCGGACCTGGCGACCCTGCCCGCCTATGACGGGAGCTGCTATCTTTGTCCCGGCAATGGGCGGGCCGGAGGCGCGGTCAATCCCGAATACACCGGCACGTTTGTCTTCACCAACGATTTCGCGGCGCTTTTGCCGGAGCCGACTTCCCCCGCTCCCGACGGGCCTGAGGACGATTTGCTCGTGGCCGAGCCCGAGACGGGCATCTGCCGGGTCATCTGCTACTCGCCGCGCCATGATCTGACCCTGGCCCGGATGGGGCGTGAACAGGTCTCGGGCGTGGTGGACGTGTGGTGCGACGAGTTCCGCCAGCTCGGCGGACGAGGCGATATCGGGTATGTGCAGATATTCGAGAACCGGGGAGCGGCCATGGGCTGTTCCAATCCGCATCCGCACGGCCAGATTTGGGCCACCCGCAGCGTGCCCATGTACCCGGCCGCCGAGGCCGCCCGCCAGGCCGAGCATCTCCGGGACAAGGGCAAGTGCCTGCTCTGCGCGTACCTGGAAACCGAACTTGCGCGGGGCGAGCGGATCATCTTCGAAAACGACTCCTTCGCGGCGTTGGTGCCGTTCTGGGCCCTGTGGCCTTTCGAGGCCATGATTCTGCCCAAGGCGCATCTTGCCGACATCCTCGAAATGACTCCGGCCCAGCGAGCTGATCTGGCTGACGCCATGATCCGGCTGAACGTGCGTTACGACAATCTTTTCCAGACCTCGTTCCCCTATTCCATGGGCATTCACCAGGCCCCGACGGACGGCGGAGAACATTCTCACTGGCATTTCCATCTGCATTATTACCCGCCGCTGTTGCGGTCGCGGACGGTGCGCAAGTTCATGGTCGGCTTCGAGATGATGGCCATGCCCCAGCGTGATCTGACTGCCGAATCCGCGGCGGCGAGGCTGCGCGAACAGTCCGAGGTTCACTACATGAACGCGGTAAAAGCCGGAGAGGGCAAGTGA
- a CDS encoding substrate-binding periplasmic protein: MPRLSAWWLLCLLLWAVSAQAEDIPDVVLLTSGEWPPFYSETMPGGGFANRVISESFALEGLKVRFEFLPWRRALETAYRGPAVGSAGWLPMEDRKVRFLFSDPVFESERVFFFRKDNPFDWRTLKDLRGLRVGITLGSAEEFPFEEIMSGGANKLDVARDYVSGMKMLIAGRIDVYACNRAVGRYILANRIEVGGDNVVSHPRPIFIETNHLVLSRRAPGAPALMELFNSGLRKLKASGRYEAIRREYPSLQ, encoded by the coding sequence TTGCCGCGTCTTTCTGCGTGGTGGCTGTTGTGCCTGCTCCTGTGGGCGGTTTCCGCGCAGGCCGAGGATATTCCCGACGTCGTTCTGCTGACATCCGGAGAATGGCCCCCGTTTTATTCCGAAACCATGCCTGGCGGCGGGTTCGCCAATCGCGTCATTAGCGAGAGTTTCGCCCTGGAGGGGCTCAAGGTCCGCTTTGAGTTCCTTCCCTGGCGGCGCGCTCTGGAAACGGCGTATCGCGGTCCTGCCGTGGGTTCCGCCGGTTGGCTGCCCATGGAGGACCGCAAGGTGCGGTTCCTGTTCAGCGATCCGGTCTTCGAATCGGAAAGAGTCTTCTTTTTCCGCAAGGACAACCCCTTCGACTGGCGGACCCTGAAAGACCTGCGCGGCCTGCGGGTGGGCATCACTTTGGGAAGCGCCGAGGAATTTCCTTTCGAAGAGATTATGAGCGGGGGAGCGAACAAGCTGGACGTGGCCCGGGATTATGTGTCGGGCATGAAAATGCTGATCGCCGGACGGATAGACGTCTACGCCTGCAACAGAGCCGTGGGGCGCTACATCCTGGCCAACCGGATCGAGGTAGGCGGGGACAATGTCGTCTCGCATCCCCGTCCCATATTTATTGAGACCAATCATCTCGTTCTCAGCCGCCGCGCGCCGGGCGCCCCCGCACTCATGGAGCTGTTCAACTCCGGGCTGCGCAAGCTGAAGGCGAGCGGCCGGTACGAGGCCATCAGGCGGGAATATCCCAGCCTGCAATAA
- the ppnP gene encoding pyrimidine/purine nucleoside phosphorylase, giving the protein MTAFANATINKKANVYYDGKVTSRTITLSDGSVKTLGVMLPGEYEFGTQKPEFMEITSGELSVQLPGFDEWVAMTAGQSFNVPGEAKFRVKVNTVTDYCCSYMD; this is encoded by the coding sequence ATGACCGCATTCGCCAACGCGACCATCAACAAAAAGGCAAACGTCTATTACGACGGCAAGGTAACCAGCCGGACCATCACCCTGAGCGACGGCAGCGTGAAGACGCTCGGCGTCATGCTCCCCGGCGAGTACGAGTTCGGCACGCAGAAGCCCGAATTCATGGAGATCACCTCCGGCGAGCTTTCCGTCCAGTTGCCCGGCTTTGACGAATGGGTGGCGATGACCGCCGGTCAAAGCTTCAACGTTCCCGGAGAGGCCAAGTTCCGCGTCAAGGTCAACACCGTGACCGACTACTGTTGCTCGTATATGGACTAG
- a CDS encoding Gfo/Idh/MocA family protein: MKTVRIGILSTAKIGRTKVIPGMRQAPNCEVAAIASRDGDRARRAALELNIPKAYESYEELLGDPDIDAVYIPLPNHLHTPWAKAALEAGKHVLCEKPVALTADEAQSLLDAAAEHPKLKIMEAFMYRFHPQWIKAAELVRSGAIGETTAIQSFFSYYNDDPANIRNRADIGGGGLMDIGCYSISLSRLIFDSEPERVAGFADIDPEFNTDRLFSGMMDFGGRISSFTCSTQLAPHQQVDIFGTTGRIQIPIPFNAPPDKPCSILLQDDAAGVIETITFDACDQYALQAEQFAKAILKDTDVPTPLSDAFDNMHVLETLARSARLGEWIAC; this comes from the coding sequence ATGAAAACAGTCCGTATCGGCATACTCTCCACGGCCAAGATCGGCCGCACCAAGGTAATACCGGGTATGCGCCAGGCCCCGAACTGCGAAGTCGCGGCCATAGCCTCCCGCGACGGGGACCGCGCCCGCCGGGCCGCCCTGGAGCTGAACATTCCCAAAGCCTACGAAAGCTACGAAGAGCTGCTGGGCGATCCCGACATCGACGCGGTCTACATCCCGCTGCCCAACCACCTGCACACGCCTTGGGCGAAAGCCGCCCTCGAAGCGGGCAAGCACGTACTCTGCGAAAAGCCCGTGGCCCTGACCGCCGACGAGGCCCAAAGCCTGCTCGACGCCGCCGCCGAGCATCCGAAGCTCAAGATAATGGAGGCGTTCATGTACCGCTTCCATCCCCAATGGATCAAAGCCGCGGAGCTCGTCCGGTCCGGGGCCATCGGCGAGACGACCGCCATCCAGTCCTTCTTCTCCTATTACAACGACGACCCCGCCAACATCCGCAACAGGGCCGACATCGGCGGCGGCGGACTCATGGACATAGGCTGCTACAGCATCTCCCTGTCCCGCCTCATCTTCGATTCCGAACCCGAACGCGTCGCGGGATTCGCCGACATCGACCCCGAGTTCAACACCGACCGGCTCTTCTCGGGCATGATGGACTTCGGAGGCAGAATTTCCTCCTTCACCTGCTCCACGCAGCTCGCCCCCCACCAGCAGGTCGACATCTTCGGCACCACGGGGCGCATCCAGATTCCCATTCCCTTCAACGCCCCGCCCGACAAGCCGTGTTCCATCCTCCTCCAGGACGACGCGGCGGGCGTCATCGAGACCATCACCTTCGACGCCTGCGACCAATACGCCCTCCAGGCCGAACAGTTCGCCAAGGCCATCCTCAAGGATACGGACGTGCCCACCCCGCTCTCCGACGCCTTCGACAACATGCACGTCCTCGAAACGCTCGCCCGAAGCGCCCGCCTCGGGGAATGGATCGCCTGCTGA
- a CDS encoding bifunctional metallophosphatase/5'-nucleotidase, translating to MIRFFIDFVLAAAIVLQPAAGLCFDLTLLHVNDSHSYLDASTERIVPQGVPVQARMGGWARLASAVRDVRAGAGNVILLHAGDAVQGGLYFMRYGGRPEMELLDRLEFDAFAPGNHEFDRGASFLAGMLQYAKVPVVCANLDASAVPALAARVRPYTIVERGGDRIGVIGLLTPETRVISSPGEVQFRDVVHAAALLVRELEARGVNKIVLLTHQGFAEDKRLAAEVPGVDVVVGGHSHTLLGNPGGVEALGLRPEAAYPTVVRGADGQDVYVVSAWKWGRVLGRLDLSFDEAGRVTGAEGRPVLLLGDSFRRRDDAGRMAELKGADREALLARIGADPEAAVGPEDPAIKEYLAPFRKGVEAMNAEVIGEAVLALPHIRVPGVTETGVRLPRGSLIAPLVCQSMLARFDSTGEPADIALLNAGGVRESVERGAITAGAAHALLPFNNTLVLLELTGGQVRRALETGVDRGDGAFPYVGGARYTADMRRPEGRRVLSVDILDGSGNWTSLDPLRTYRVVTNAYLASGGDGYEVLKSAAPAYDTGFVDAQAFIRYVRRQHMLKPLSSTGVTYIPAK from the coding sequence ATGATACGCTTTTTTATTGATTTTGTTCTGGCCGCCGCCATTGTGTTACAGCCCGCCGCCGGGCTTTGTTTCGATTTGACCCTGCTGCACGTCAACGATTCCCACTCCTATCTCGACGCCTCCACCGAGCGGATCGTTCCGCAGGGCGTACCGGTTCAGGCCCGGATGGGCGGCTGGGCGCGGCTCGCGAGCGCGGTCCGGGACGTTCGCGCCGGGGCCGGGAACGTCATCCTGCTCCACGCGGGCGACGCGGTGCAGGGCGGCCTCTATTTTATGAGGTACGGGGGCAGGCCGGAGATGGAGCTGCTCGACCGGCTGGAGTTCGACGCCTTCGCGCCCGGCAACCATGAGTTTGACCGGGGCGCGTCCTTTCTCGCCGGGATGCTGCAATACGCCAAGGTCCCGGTGGTCTGCGCCAACCTGGACGCGTCGGCGGTCCCCGCGCTGGCTGCCCGGGTCCGGCCCTACACTATCGTCGAGCGGGGCGGCGACAGAATCGGGGTCATCGGGCTGCTCACTCCGGAGACCCGCGTTATCTCCAGTCCGGGTGAAGTGCAGTTCCGCGACGTGGTTCACGCGGCCGCGCTTCTGGTGCGGGAGCTGGAGGCGCGCGGCGTGAACAAGATCGTGCTTCTCACCCATCAGGGCTTCGCCGAGGACAAGCGCCTCGCCGCCGAGGTCCCCGGCGTGGACGTCGTGGTCGGCGGCCATTCACATACCCTGCTCGGCAATCCCGGCGGCGTCGAAGCCCTCGGCTTGCGGCCGGAGGCCGCCTATCCCACGGTGGTCAGAGGCGCGGACGGCCAGGACGTCTACGTGGTTTCGGCCTGGAAGTGGGGGCGGGTGCTGGGCCGCCTGGACCTGTCGTTCGACGAGGCCGGACGAGTGACCGGGGCCGAGGGCAGGCCCGTCCTTCTTCTCGGCGACTCCTTCAGGCGCAGGGACGATGCCGGGCGGATGGCCGAACTCAAGGGCGCGGACCGCGAGGCCCTGCTCGCGCGCATCGGAGCGGACCCCGAGGCCGCGGTGGGCCCGGAAGACCCGGCCATCAAGGAATACCTGGCCCCGTTCCGCAAGGGAGTGGAGGCCATGAACGCCGAGGTCATCGGAGAGGCCGTGCTGGCCCTCCCGCATATTCGCGTGCCCGGCGTAACCGAAACCGGAGTGCGTTTGCCGCGCGGCAGTCTCATCGCGCCCCTGGTCTGCCAGTCCATGCTCGCCAGGTTTGATTCCACCGGCGAACCGGCCGATATCGCCCTGCTGAACGCGGGCGGCGTGCGCGAGTCCGTGGAGCGCGGGGCCATCACGGCAGGCGCGGCCCACGCGCTTTTGCCGTTCAACAACACTCTGGTCCTGCTGGAACTTACGGGCGGGCAGGTCCGCCGCGCTCTCGAAACCGGGGTGGACCGGGGGGACGGGGCCTTTCCCTACGTGGGCGGGGCGCGCTACACCGCGGACATGCGGCGTCCCGAAGGCCGTCGTGTCCTGAGCGTCGATATTCTCGACGGCTCGGGCAACTGGACGTCCCTCGACCCCCTGCGAACCTATCGGGTGGTCACCAACGCCTATCTCGCTTCGGGCGGCGACGGGTACGAGGTGCTCAAGTCGGCCGCCCCGGCCTATGATACCGGTTTTGTCGACGCGCAGGCGTTCATCCGGTACGTGCGGCGGCAGCATATGCTCAAACCGCTTTCCTCGACCGGCGTGACCTACATACCCGCGAAGTAG
- a CDS encoding GAK system XXXCH domain-containing protein has product MSNDTTISKYLDPKELAAFFRELADAVENGGHDEFACVDDFRKIKIGVKNEYGQISLKAKFKAAKPCAEEPVGEDGQPAKPKYKDLKKRMRSSFRIVLKMIHDGSVPPEEAVDAFLADSALMVTYPGYGDEYYESYTAVCAEFKAAYESGDLERMHAAVDALVHEKGRCHAKYD; this is encoded by the coding sequence ATGAGCAACGACACGACCATCAGCAAATATCTTGACCCCAAGGAACTCGCCGCATTCTTCCGCGAACTGGCCGACGCCGTCGAAAACGGCGGCCATGACGAGTTCGCCTGCGTGGACGATTTCCGCAAGATCAAGATCGGCGTGAAAAACGAATATGGCCAGATCAGCCTCAAGGCCAAGTTCAAAGCGGCCAAACCGTGTGCCGAGGAACCCGTCGGCGAGGACGGGCAGCCCGCGAAGCCCAAATACAAGGACCTCAAGAAACGTATGCGCTCAAGCTTCAGGATAGTGCTCAAGATGATCCACGACGGCAGCGTGCCGCCGGAAGAGGCTGTTGACGCCTTCCTGGCCGACTCGGCCCTCATGGTCACCTACCCCGGCTACGGGGACGAATACTATGAAAGCTACACCGCCGTCTGCGCGGAGTTCAAGGCGGCATACGAATCCGGCGACCTGGAGCGTATGCACGCCGCCGTGGACGCCCTGGTCCACGAGAAAGGCCGCTGCCACGCCAAGTACGACTGA
- a CDS encoding amphi-Trp domain-containing protein, with the protein MAEEKFVFDSLQDCETIKDFLKALIDGFEKHSIDLSTNGNEIHLEPHGLLNFTVKAKKKGTENKLSIKVEWKESSSVQASESAFLKVR; encoded by the coding sequence ATGGCAGAAGAAAAATTCGTGTTCGATTCGCTCCAGGACTGTGAAACCATCAAAGACTTCCTCAAAGCGCTTATCGATGGTTTCGAAAAGCATTCCATAGACCTGTCCACCAACGGCAACGAGATTCATCTCGAGCCCCATGGCCTTCTCAACTTCACGGTCAAAGCCAAGAAGAAAGGGACGGAAAACAAGCTCTCCATCAAGGTGGAGTGGAAGGAATCCTCTTCCGTCCAGGCGTCGGAAAGCGCTTTCCTCAAGGTTCGCTGA